ACGGCCCGGCAGGTCCTGTCGGAACTCCACGACGACCCCGCTCCGCCCGCCGCCCTCTCCGAACGGGTCGACACCTCCCTCCAGAACGTCCAGTACCACCTCGAGAAACTGGAGGACGCCGGCGCGATCGAGGTGATCGACCAGATCTACTCCGAGAAGGGCCGCGAGATGAACGTCTACGCCCCCGCCGACCGCCCGCTGGTCATCATGGCCGGCGGGAACGACGACGACAGATCGAGCCTCCGGACCGCCCTTTCGCGCTTTCTCGGCAGCCTCGGAATCGTCGGAATCGCCAGCCTCGCCATCCAGGCCGCCATCGGAAACGGCGGGTTCCTGAACCCGACCGGGAGCCAGTCACCGACCGACTCCGATCCGGCCGCCGGGCCGGCCGCGGGCAACGCCACCGACAGTCCCACACCGTCCGGCGGGTCCGGGAACGGAACCGGGGACGGCGGCGACATCGGGATCGCTCAAACGGAGCCGACCTCGGCCAACGGCACCGACGCGCCCGGGCCGAGTACACCCGAGGCACTCGACAGCGAGACCGTCGATGCCGCCACCGAGACCGCACGGGCGGCGACCGAGACAGCCGCGTCTGGGGCCGGCGACGCCGTCGCCGGGGCGCTCTCGCTCCCGCCGGGATTGCTCTTCTTCCTCGGCGGCGTGACCGCGCTGGCCATCGTCGCAGGCGTCTGGTACTTCACGGACTGATCCGGCGAGCGGACTGGTTCGGCGGGCGAGTGGCCGTCTTCGCGCGGGTTCCCGATGACTAAAACGGTCGTTTGAGCTTTCGCTGGCTACATTTAAGTAGGGTCTGTAGCGACAGGTGCGCCCGCACGCTTCGGCCCTCCCGAGACCCGACTCGTCTCCGACTCGTTTCGAACCGCCGAATCCGTCCCGGGCGCGCCGCCTTCTCAGACCCGGAACCGCTCGAAGACAGTGCCGTCCGGATCGACCAGTCGTCCCTCGACGCCGTCACCGTCGCCGCCGGACTCCAGTTCTGCGTGTGCCGGCCGGTATCGCCGGGGCTGGGCGTAGCTGCCGGGGTTCAAGAGCGTCACACCGTCGCCCTCGTGGACGCCGGGGCGGTGGGAGTGACCGAAGACCACGAGGTCGGCGGCCTCCTGCCGGCCCAGCAGTGAGAGGGCGGTCTCGGTGTGTTCGTGACCGTGGACGACGACCAGGCGCAGGCCCTCGTGTTCGACGACGCGCTGGTCGGGGAGTCGGTCCCTGACGCCCGGCCGGTCGTTGTTGCCGACGACGCCGTACAGCCGTGCGGCCTCGGACTGGACGGCGTCGAGTACCGGTTCGGTCGTGAAGTCGCCGGCGTGGACGACGGCGTCGGCCTCGCGGACGGCGTCGAGGGTCCGGCCTTCCAGCCGGTGGCCTCCGGTGCCGTGTGTGTCGGAGACGACGGTGAGCATGGTCGCGGGTACGAGGAGGGCAGGTAAACCTCCGACGGATCGCGGCTGGCGTTGCGGTCGAATCGTCGGTCCAGAACGACTTTGAGGCTCCCTGTGGACCCATCGGTAATGGCAGGCAACAGCAAGGGGGTGGTCATCGCGGCGCTGATCGCCAACGGGGCGATCGCGATCATGAAGTTCGTGGGGTATCTGCTGACGCTCAGCCCGGCGATGCTCTCGGAGACGTATCACTCGATCTCCGACACGGGCAACCAGGTGTTCCTGCTGATCGGCATCCGCTACGGGGCCCGCGACGCCGACCGTCGCCACCCCTTCGGCTACGGGAAAGCGCAGTTCTTCTTCGCGTTCCTCGTCTCCGTGATGCTCTTTGGCATCGCCGGCTGGGAGTCGGCCAGACACGGCTACGAGGCGCTGGTGCACGGTGTCGACCACGCGGCCCGCCAGCCGACGATTCCGCTCACCGATATCACGCTGTCGTTCCCGCCCGTCTACGTCAACTACGCCGTCCTGATCGGGGCCATCGTCTTCGAGACCTACGCCTTCTGGAAGGCCCGGAAGGAACTCAAACGCCAGATCGACGTCCACGACTGGAGCGGGTACAAAGAAGCGTTCCGGAAGACCTCCGACGTGACGACGCTGACGGCGTTCACCGAGGACTTCATCGCGCTCGCGGGCGCGGGCATCGCGCTGTTCGGCGTCTACCTCTCGAACGTCACGGGGAACTCCGTGTACGACGCGGCCGCGGCGCTGATCATCGGACTCATGCTGATGGGCTTTGCCATCGCGCTCGCCTGGGAGAACAAGCGCCTCCTGATGGGTGAGAGTTTGCCCAGAGACGAGGAAGGGAAGATCCGGGAGCTCGTGGCGGGCTGGGACGGCGTCGACGAGGTCGTCGACCTTCGTACTGTGTACTTCGGGGCGGGACAGGTGTTGATCACGACCGACGTGGCTTTCGCTGCCGACCTCACTGCCGAGGCACGGGAGGAGACCATCGCGGATATCGAAGCCGCCATCCGAGAGGTCGAACCCTTCGCCGACCGGATCTACGTCGAACCGGTGGATTGAGACGCCCGGCCCCGGCCGGCCGGACGCGAGACTTTTTGTCCGGGAGCGAACAAGGACCGAGTGTGTCGAGCGACGGAGACGACGCCGGCTACGTTCGATTCTTCCCGTACGACGAGCCCTACGACCACCAGCGCGACGCGATGGACCGCATCTACGACGCGCTCGGCGACGGGTCGGACGTGCTGTTCGAGGGCGCGACCGGGACCGGCAAGACCCTGGCCGCACTGGTGCCAGCACTGGAGTACGCCCGCGAGGAAGACAAGACGGTCGTCATCACGACGAACGTCCACCAGCAGATGCGTCAGTTCGTCCGGGAGGCCCGTGCCATCACCGAACAGGAGCCGATCCGCGCGGTCGTCTTTCGCGGGAAAGGGTCGATGTGCCACGTCGACGTGGGCTACGAGGAGTGTCAGGCCCTGCGGGACACCACCCGCGAGATCGTCGAGAAAGAGCAGGACCTCGCGGAACTGAACGAGCGCGAAGAGACGCTGCTGGAGGAGAGCCAGGCCGGCAGCGAGGAGGCCGCCGAGGCCCGCGGCGCGGTCGTCGAGGAACTGGAGGCCGTCGAGGAGGACCTCGAGGACCTGCGGGAGACCGGCAACACCTGTGACTACTACTACCAGAATCTGACGGGGAACACGGACGCCTTCTACGAGTGGCTGTTCGCGGACGTGCGCGACCCCGACGACATCTACGAGTACGCCGAGATGGAGGGGTTCTGCGGCTACGAACTCCTCAAAGAGGGGATGGAAGGCGTCGACCTCGTCGTCTGTAACTACCACCACCTGCTCGATCCGGGGATCCGCGAGCACTTCTTCCGGTGGCTCGGGCGGGACCCCGAGGACGTGATCACCGTCTTCGACGAGGCCCACAACGTGGAGGATGCGGCCCGGGACCACGCGACCCGCACCCTCACGGAGAACACCCTCGACAGCGCGCTGGACGAACTCGCCGAACAGGACGATCCGCGAGCCGAGGCCGCACGGAACGTCGTCCAGGCCTTCCGCTCGGCGCTGGTCGAGACCTACGACGACGCCCTCGGATTCGGCGAGCGCGAGCGAATCGAGGAGAACTGGGAGGATCTCACGATCACCAACGAAGGTGGCCGCGACGACCTGACCATCGCCTTCCTGCAGGCCTACACCGGGCCGGGCTACGACGTGGACCTCCGGGAG
This Halorientalis sp. IM1011 DNA region includes the following protein-coding sequences:
- a CDS encoding helix-turn-helix domain-containing protein, translated to MSLLPSEPDTSAAEEAEPRVIGVDSEDADDVLSALTSETARQVLSELHDDPAPPAALSERVDTSLQNVQYHLEKLEDAGAIEVIDQIYSEKGREMNVYAPADRPLVIMAGGNDDDRSSLRTALSRFLGSLGIVGIASLAIQAAIGNGGFLNPTGSQSPTDSDPAAGPAAGNATDSPTPSGGSGNGTGDGGDIGIAQTEPTSANGTDAPGPSTPEALDSETVDAATETARAATETAASGAGDAVAGALSLPPGLLFFLGGVTALAIVAGVWYFTD
- a CDS encoding metallophosphoesterase, coding for MLTVVSDTHGTGGHRLEGRTLDAVREADAVVHAGDFTTEPVLDAVQSEAARLYGVVGNNDRPGVRDRLPDQRVVEHEGLRLVVVHGHEHTETALSLLGRQEAADLVVFGHSHRPGVHEGDGVTLLNPGSYAQPRRYRPAHAELESGGDGDGVEGRLVDPDGTVFERFRV
- a CDS encoding cation diffusion facilitator family transporter, which codes for MAGNSKGVVIAALIANGAIAIMKFVGYLLTLSPAMLSETYHSISDTGNQVFLLIGIRYGARDADRRHPFGYGKAQFFFAFLVSVMLFGIAGWESARHGYEALVHGVDHAARQPTIPLTDITLSFPPVYVNYAVLIGAIVFETYAFWKARKELKRQIDVHDWSGYKEAFRKTSDVTTLTAFTEDFIALAGAGIALFGVYLSNVTGNSVYDAAAALIIGLMLMGFAIALAWENKRLLMGESLPRDEEGKIRELVAGWDGVDEVVDLRTVYFGAGQVLITTDVAFAADLTAEAREETIADIEAAIREVEPFADRIYVEPVD